The nucleotide window GCCCTGAAGGGGGACGCCGAGAAATGCCTCGCTTCCGGCATGGACGATTACATCTCCAAACCGATTAAGCGCGGCGAAATTGCGGCCGCCATCGCGCGGGCCATGTCACGGCGCGCTGCCCCTCCCGTCCGCCGCGTGCTGCTGGTGGATGATGTGGAGATCAACCGGGAAGTGGCCCGGATCACCCTGGAGCGGTGCGGCCACCAGGTAAGCATGGCCGCCAACGGCGCCGAGGCGCTGCAATGCTTTCTCGACGGGCACATCGACATCATCTTCATGGACCTGCACATGCCGGTTATGGACGGTTTTCAGGCCACCCGCGCCATCCGGGACGAGGAACGGCGGCGTGGCCGCGGCAGCCGCATCCCGATCGTTGCCATGACCGCCTGCACGGTCGATGACAGCCAGCAGAAATGCCAGGAAGCCGGCATGGACGACTTCATTCCCAAGCCGCTCAAACAGGATGCGATCATTGCCACCATTACCCGCCTCACCGGCGACGCCCTTTCGTCGTCTGCGCCCGGACCGGGCCCGGGTGCGGCCGGAGAGCAGCCGGTATTCGACCGGGAAGGACTGGTGGACCGGCTCTGCGGCAAGACCGAGATGCTGCCCGTCTTTACCGGCCTGTTCCTGAATACCGCCACGACCGCCATCGAACATCTGCATGCCGCGCTGGCAGCGGCAAATGCCGAAGAAATCCATCGCCAGTCGCACACCATCAAGGGAGCTGCCGCCAACATCGGTGCGATCCGCATCCTCCATCTGGCAACTGAACTGAACGAATTGGAAGATCCCTTCGGTGATTCCGGTACTGCGGCCCTGCTGGAAAAGCTGACCGCGGAGCTGGAACTCTTCAGACAGACTATCCAGCCTCAGGAGTGACAGTCCCCCGCACCGAAAGCTGCGGGTCTGATCCGGCCAGGTTCCGCATGAAGCGCCATTTATCCTGTTGACAGTGCCGAGAGACTAATGCTAGCCTGACCCGGTCTTACAGAACCAAAGCAGTTCACATACATTTCTTATCGAGAGCGACTGAGGGACTGGCCCTGTGATGTCGCGGCAACCTCCCGTCGGGGAAGGTGCCAATTCCAGCGGGATCGACGATCCCGGGAGATAAGGAAGAGACGATACCTCTCGAGGAATCCTCTTCCGCACCCCGGAAGGGGATTTTTTCATTGTGGGAGGAACAGATGAACATCAGCACTCAGGCAGTTCAGATCGGACTTGAATGGGACACGCGCACCGGGGCTGTGACCGTGCCGATTTACCAGACCGCCACTTTCCGGCATCCGGGATTGGGACAGAGCACCGGTTTCGACTACAGCCGTTCGGGCAACCCGACCCGCATGGCCCTGGAAGAGGGCATCGCCCGGCTGGACAACGGGGCGCGCGGCTTTGCCTATGCATCGGGCATGGCCGCCATCACCAACCTGCTGCTGCTCTTCAAGAGCGGCGATCACCTGGTGGTGACCGAGGACCTGTACGGCGGGACCTGCCGTCTGTTCGACCGGGTCTTCAACCAGTTCGGCCTGACCTTCACCTATGTGGACACCAGTGACATCGAAGCCGTACGGGCCGCTGTCACACACGCCACCCGGGCCGTTTTCGTGGAAACCCTCACCAACCCCTTGCTGAAATTCGCCGACCTGCCGGCCCTGTCAGACCTCTGCCAACAGCACGGTCTGCTGCTGATCGCCGACAATACATTCCTGACCCCCTATCTGCAACGCCCCCTGGACCTGGGGGCCGACATCACCGTGTACAGCGCCACCAAATACCTGGCCGGCCACAACGACACCGTGGCGGGACTGGTGGTGGTCAAGGATCCGCAGTTGGCCGAGCAGGTTTATTTCCATCAGAACGCCGCCGGTGCGGTGCTGGGGCCGCAGGACGCTTGGCTGGTGATCAGGGGCATGAAGACCCTGGCGGTGCGCCTGGACCGCCACCAGCACAATGCCCTGGCCATTGCCCACTGGCTGAAGCAGCACCCCCGCGTTACCCGGGTATTCTATCCCGGCTTGCCAGAGCATCCGCACCACGAGCTGATGCAGCGCGACGTGCGCGGTTTCGGCGCCATGATTGCCTTCGAGGTCGACAGCCATTCCCTGGTGGAGCAGTTGCTGTTGAAGACGCAGTTGATCTCCTTTGCCGAAAGCCTGGGAGGGGTCGAGAGCCTGATGACCTTCCCCGAGGTGCAGACCCACGCCGACATCCCGCCCGACCTGCGTGCCCGGCTGGGGATCAACGACGTGCTGCTGAGGCTTTCGGTCGGCATCGAGGACGCCGAGGACCTGATCGAGGACCTGCGCCAGGCCTTCGAGGCGTAAGAAGTCAAGTCCCCCTTTGATAAAGGGGGATTCAGGGGGATTTCGACGGAGGAACAATCAGAGGCGAAATCCCCCCCTGCCCCCCTTTCTCAAAGGGGGGAGAAAAACCCAGAGTGAGCTATCTTCACATTTGAGGACACACCTTATATCCTAACGGACCAGGAGGGTGTGTCATGAGAATGAACCGAAAATACGATGCCGAGTTTAAAGCTGAAGCGGTGAAGCTGGTTTTGGAAGACAACCGCACCATTCGCGAAGTTGAAAGCAGTCTCGGGATCACGCATGGAGTCTTAAAAGGATGGATCCGGAAACACCGTGACCAGCAGGATCCGGCTATAGCCAGTCAAATATCTGCCGAAGCAGAGCTTAAGCAACTCCGCAAAGAGAACGAGCAACTCCGTCGGGAGCGTGAAATCCTAAAAAAAGCTGTGGCCATCTTCTCAACGGATCCGCATCGTTATTCGGGTTCATAACCGAGCACCGCTCCGAATTCGGAGTGAAGGAGATGTGCCGAGTTCTGGGAGTGACTCGGAGTTGGTACTACGCCCATGCGGCCGGCCGAGTAACGAATCGGCAGCGCGAAGACCAGGCGTTGTTGCCAACGATCAAATCAGCCTTCGAAGAGAGCGACAAAACATATGGCGCGAAACGGATTACCCATAACCTACGGCAGTTAGGGCGGCGCGTCGGTAAAAACCGCATCTGGCGCCTGATGCGAGAAAACGGCCTTAAAGTCAAGACGACGCGGAAGTTCAAGGTTACAACGAATTCAGATCACAAGCGTCCTGTAGCGGACAATCTGGTGAAGCGTCAATTCTCCGCTGACGCTCCCAATCGGCTCTGGACCGGCGACATAACGTACATTGAAACGGTCCAGGGCTGGCTGTACTTGGCAGTGGTCCTCGATGTATTCTCCCGCCGGATCGTGGGCTGGAGCATGAACAAACGCATGACGGATGATCTTGTTATAGCTGCCCTTACCAATGCGATAGTCAGGCGTCGGCCGTCACCAGGATTCATCTTTCACACGGATCGTGGTTCGCAATATTGCAGCAAACGGTTTCGTGCCGTGGTCGGGAAAGCAGCTGGCATCCAAAGCATGAGCGGAACCGGATGCTGCTATGACAATGCAATTACGGAGACCTTTTTCTCCACATTGAAGAGAGAACTGATTTACCACTGCTCCTTCACGACCCGGCAAGAAGCACAGAGCCGGATATTTCGTTACATCGAAGGTTTCTACAACCGCAAGAGGATTCACTCTGCGATTGGCTATCTCACTCCTGAACAGTTTGAGCAGCAGGAGCTAAAGATGGCAGCATAGAATTTTGAGTGTGTCCTCTATTGCGAAGACAGGTCAAGGAGGTTTTTATGAAATTCGCCACCAAGCTGATCCACAGCGGCCAGACCATCGATCCCCGCACCGGCGCGCTGGGCATGCCGATCTACCAGACCTCCACCTTCCGCCAGCAGTCGGTGGACAACTTCGGCAAGTACGACTATGCCCGCTCCGACAACCCTTCCCGTGAAGCGCTGGAGGAGGCGGTAGCCGAGCTGGAGGGGGGCACGCGCGGCTTTGCCTTTGCCTCGGGCATGGCTGCCATCTCTTCGACTCTGCTGATCTTTTCTCCCGGCGATCATCTGGTGGTGTGCGACGATGTCTACGGCGGCGCCTACCGCGTGCTGACCGGGATCTTTGCCCGGCTGGGGATCACGTCGACCTTTGTGGACGCCACCAGCCTGGAGGCCATCGAGGGCGCCATTCGCCCCGAAACCAAGGGCATCTACCTGGAAACCCCCTCCAATCCGCTGCTCAAGGTGACCGATCTTGCTGCCGTGGCGCGGCTGGCACGGGCCCGCAACATCATCACCCTGGTGGACAACACCTTCATGACCCCCTATCTGCAGCGTCCGCTGGAGCTCGGCTGCGACATCGTCCTGCACAGCGGCACCAAGTTCATGAACGGGCACAGCGATGTGATCTGCGGCTTTGCCGTGGTGAAGGACGCCGACCTGGGACAGCGGATACGCTTCATCCAGAACGGCTTCGGTGCGATTCTGGGACCCCAGGACTCGTTTCTCACCATGCGGGGGCTGAAAACGCTCAAGATCAGGATGGATCAGAGCCAGCAGAGTGCAATGGCCATTGTGGAGTGGCTCTCCCGGCAGGAGCAGGTCACCCGGATCCATTATCCGGGATGCCCCGAGCACCCCGGCCATGCCGTGCACATGACCCAGGCCGACGGGCCGGGCGCGGTCTTCTCCTTCGAACTGGACAGCTTCGAAACCACCCGCCGGCTCCTGGAAGGGGCCCGCTATTCCGCCTTTGCCGTCAGCCTGGGAGGGGTGGAAAGCATCCTCTCCTACCCTGCCCGCATGTCGCACGCGGCGGTCCCCCCCGAAGAACGCCTGCGCAAGGGGATCACCGACACCCTGGTCCGGCTTTCCGTCGGCCTGGAAGACCCCGACGACCTGATCGCGGACCTGGCAGCGGCCTTTGATCGGCGCTCCTGACTCATCCCCTGTGCCCGGAGACCGGACAGCAGATCGCGCCTTGACTCGCTTCCCGGATTATTTTACTCTTTCAAAATCCGGTTATGAATATCCTGAATCGTGAGGGTGGACTGCCGGAGCGCCTGAAAGAGCCGGGGCCCGAACGTCGCCCGGCTGCTGCGGTAGTCGAATAGGCTGGTCCTCCGCCGGAATGCCCCATACCGCGAAAATGCAAAGGCAGAGGCCTTTCAGGCGCGCAGGCTGGGAGGCCTCACGGATTCAGGAATACGTATAAATTTCAGGGGTAAGGTTCGACGCTGCTCAACCTTAACCTCAACCTAGGGTACAACATGACAGCAGGGGTGCAGAATTTCAGGTTGGATGGCATCTACCAGCAGCGCCAGGAGGGGTTCCTGATGCAGCGGGTGAAGCTGCCGGCGGGTGTCATCTCGTCGCTCCAGGCCAGGGTGGTCTGCGAGGCAGCCGAACGGTTCGGGAAAGGCAGCATACACCTGACCACACGCGGCAGCATGGAACTGCACTGGCTGCGCGAAAGCGATCTTCCTGCGGTCAGGAGGCTTTTGACCTCGGCCGGACTCACCTCGCGCGGAGCCTGCGGCGGTGCCGTACGGGGCATAACCTGCGGCAGCGGTCATGGCAGCCTGCACTTCCCGCTGATCGAAGACCTCGCCCGCCGGCTGCAGCGTCACTTTGCCGGCAATCCGCGCTTCGAAAGGCTCCCGAAGAAATTCAAGATCGGCATTGAGGCTGACGTCTCCGGCAAAAGGCACCTGATCCAGGATGTGGGGCTGGTGCTGAACCCTGGCGGGGAAGGGCAGCTCTGTTACGATATGTATGTGGCCGGCGGACTGGGGCGCGAACCCCGCGCCGGTTTTCTGCTGGCCGCCGCGCTGACGGAAGAGCGCATCATTCCGATGATCGAGGCGGTGGTGCGCGTCTATGCGGCTGGCACCCCGGCCGGCAAGCGCCTCAAGCACCTGCTGGCCGCCATTGGCGAGCAGGAGTTCCGCCGCAGGGTCGCGGAGGACCTCGCTGCCGCCGAGGAGCTGCCACCCCGCCTGGGGCTTTCCGAAAACATTCTTGCGCCGGTCGCTGCCCCGCGGGAATGGGCGGAAGCCTTTTTTTTCGCCGGCCAGCTTTCCAGCGACGATCTCAGAAACGTGGCGAACCTGGCCGACGAGTACTCCGATGGGGTCATGCTGGTCACCGCCGAACAGAACATAGCCCTGCCGGTGGCGCAACCGGGCGACCCGGGGCAGGCCCGTCAGGCGCTCGCACAGGCCGGCTTCATCCCGGACAGGCACGTCACCCTGCGGGTCTGTCCCGGCAGCCACGAATGCCGCATGGGGCTCGCCCCTACCCGCGATATCGCCCGTTCGATACTCGCAGCAATGGGGCCGGCCGGAGAAGGCCTGACCTGGGGCATTTCGGGCTGCAACAACTCCTGCAGTCAGCCGCAGCTGGCCGATGTGGGCATCGTCATCGCGCGGCTTGCCGCTGAAGAGGATGGACAGCGCACACCCCGCTTCGATCTGTACCGCTCGGTGCCGACCGGCCTGGGAGAAAAGGTTGCCGCCTCGTTGAACCTGACGGAGCTGCTGGAACAGATTGCAAGCGTCTGCTGAACGCCGCTTCTGTCTTCAGTTTTCGTCATACGGATAGCCGGGAAAAGTATGAATATCGACAAACATCAATGGAATGACCTGGTGGGCGGCGTGAGAGCTGCATCCCTTGTGGCGCTGCTGACCGCCGGTGCGATCGCCGGCATGGCCATGTCTGCCCAGGCTGCCCCCGACAAGCCGGCAGCCGAACAGTGCCGGAAGCCCCGCCAGACTGCCGGAGATCTGGAGCTGGTGGCCGAATATGCCGAAGATATTTTTTATCTGGCACGCATCAATGCTTGGCACCGCATCGACAAAAAGGCACGCCTGTTCAAGCTGCAGCCGGCCGCAGCATCCTCCCCCAAGGATGCGAGCACGCCGGACATGGCCAAAACCATTGCCGATCTGGAACAGTCGATCAGTGCCAGGGACAGATACAAGACGATGCACGACGCCAACAAGCTGCTGCTCATGGCAGCCTCCCTCGTCGAGCCCTACCTTTCGGTCATCCCCCGCAACGTTCTGTTGCTCGGATACTGCGGCCGCAGACTGGAGATACTGTCGGAATCGGGCCAGACCGCCAAGATGCCGGACATCATCGCCAAAATGCACCTGATCTGGCAAAACCTGATCATTCAACTGGTTGAACGGGGGGCCACCAAGGATGTCAAACGGTTTGCCGAGATACTGAAACAGCTCGACCAGGCCAAATCCCCCGAAGAAATCAGAAAACTGGCCAAGTCGGTGCAAGACGAGGTCGACAACCTCGAAAAACTCTTTCTGAAATGAATCCGGCAGGCTTGCCTGTTGTTCTTCTCCGTCCCGCCTGACCCACAACCTTATAGGCGCCTCTCCCGCTTTTCCGAAACGCTCACGGCCGCCTGAATTGACAGGGGGAACTTCCATGAAGCATCTCATTCCTGCATTGGGCCTGCTGTTCTTGTCAGGCACTGCTGCCATGGCTGAAAACAGGTCGATCACCTATTTCCGCGACGGAGCGGTGGTTGAGGTCGAAGCCAGGGCCAGCAGGGGCATCGCCCGGATTGCCGTATCAGCCGACGCGATGGAGAATACCCTGCGCATCAAGCCGCTGCCCGGAACCGGCATCCGGCAGGTCGACATCCTGCCCGGCCGGACCGCAAACAAGGGAGCCGCTGAGCTTGAACGGCTGCAGGAGCGGAAGGGCCGGCTGGAAGACCGGCTCAAGGCCCTTGCCACCCGCGAGGAGATTTTCACGTCAGCCGCCAAATCCCAGAGCGGCAAGGCGCCGCGCAGGACCAAAACCAACCCTGATCCGGTGCAGTCGATCCGCCAGGGCACGGAGTTCGCCATTGCCCAGCTGGAAGCGGTCTACACGGCCAGGCGTACGGCGGAACAGGAGATCCGGCACATCAACGAGCGTATGGCGGCTGTCCGCAGCACGCCGGCAGGAGCGGACAGGATTGCCCGGGTGGCGGTCACGCCGCATGATGGCCGGATCCGGGTCAGGTACGCCCTGGCTGGGCCGGGATGGCTGCCGCGCTACGATTTCCGCCTGAATGGCGGCGCCTCGGCCCACATCACGCTCTACGGCCAACTGCCCGCTGCGATGGCCGGCTATCGGCTTCTGGCCGCTCCGGGCTCCATCGACGACCCGGATGATGCACATG belongs to Geobacter sp. SVR and includes:
- a CDS encoding IS3 family transposase; translation: MTEHRSEFGVKEMCRVLGVTRSWYYAHAAGRVTNRQREDQALLPTIKSAFEESDKTYGAKRITHNLRQLGRRVGKNRIWRLMRENGLKVKTTRKFKVTTNSDHKRPVADNLVKRQFSADAPNRLWTGDITYIETVQGWLYLAVVLDVFSRRIVGWSMNKRMTDDLVIAALTNAIVRRRPSPGFIFHTDRGSQYCSKRFRAVVGKAAGIQSMSGTGCCYDNAITETFFSTLKRELIYHCSFTTRQEAQSRIFRYIEGFYNRKRIHSAIGYLTPEQFEQQELKMAA
- a CDS encoding PLP-dependent aspartate aminotransferase family protein, encoding MNISTQAVQIGLEWDTRTGAVTVPIYQTATFRHPGLGQSTGFDYSRSGNPTRMALEEGIARLDNGARGFAYASGMAAITNLLLLFKSGDHLVVTEDLYGGTCRLFDRVFNQFGLTFTYVDTSDIEAVRAAVTHATRAVFVETLTNPLLKFADLPALSDLCQQHGLLLIADNTFLTPYLQRPLDLGADITVYSATKYLAGHNDTVAGLVVVKDPQLAEQVYFHQNAAGAVLGPQDAWLVIRGMKTLAVRLDRHQHNALAIAHWLKQHPRVTRVFYPGLPEHPHHELMQRDVRGFGAMIAFEVDSHSLVEQLLLKTQLISFAESLGGVESLMTFPEVQTHADIPPDLRARLGINDVLLRLSVGIEDAEDLIEDLRQAFEA
- a CDS encoding nitrite/sulfite reductase, translated to MTAGVQNFRLDGIYQQRQEGFLMQRVKLPAGVISSLQARVVCEAAERFGKGSIHLTTRGSMELHWLRESDLPAVRRLLTSAGLTSRGACGGAVRGITCGSGHGSLHFPLIEDLARRLQRHFAGNPRFERLPKKFKIGIEADVSGKRHLIQDVGLVLNPGGEGQLCYDMYVAGGLGREPRAGFLLAAALTEERIIPMIEAVVRVYAAGTPAGKRLKHLLAAIGEQEFRRRVAEDLAAAEELPPRLGLSENILAPVAAPREWAEAFFFAGQLSSDDLRNVANLADEYSDGVMLVTAEQNIALPVAQPGDPGQARQALAQAGFIPDRHVTLRVCPGSHECRMGLAPTRDIARSILAAMGPAGEGLTWGISGCNNSCSQPQLADVGIVIARLAAEEDGQRTPRFDLYRSVPTGLGEKVAASLNLTELLEQIASVC
- a CDS encoding PLP-dependent aspartate aminotransferase family protein codes for the protein MKFATKLIHSGQTIDPRTGALGMPIYQTSTFRQQSVDNFGKYDYARSDNPSREALEEAVAELEGGTRGFAFASGMAAISSTLLIFSPGDHLVVCDDVYGGAYRVLTGIFARLGITSTFVDATSLEAIEGAIRPETKGIYLETPSNPLLKVTDLAAVARLARARNIITLVDNTFMTPYLQRPLELGCDIVLHSGTKFMNGHSDVICGFAVVKDADLGQRIRFIQNGFGAILGPQDSFLTMRGLKTLKIRMDQSQQSAMAIVEWLSRQEQVTRIHYPGCPEHPGHAVHMTQADGPGAVFSFELDSFETTRRLLEGARYSAFAVSLGGVESILSYPARMSHAAVPPEERLRKGITDTLVRLSVGLEDPDDLIADLAAAFDRRS
- a CDS encoding transposase, whose protein sequence is MRMNRKYDAEFKAEAVKLVLEDNRTIREVESSLGITHGVLKGWIRKHRDQQDPAIASQISAEAELKQLRKENEQLRREREILKKAVAIFSTDPHRYSGS